In the Vicinamibacteria bacterium genome, one interval contains:
- a CDS encoding amidohydrolase family protein, which translates to MRIDSHQHFWRFDEKEYSWIDDRMAMLRRDFMPEELAPILKKNGVHGSLAVQVRQSLEETDWLLEMARQNAFVRGVVGWVDLRSSVARRDLERYRDNRFFLGVRHLVQDEPDDRFLLREDFLAGVSILKELDLTFDILIYPRQLPAAIEFVRRFPDHRLVLDHLAKPPIARGEVEPWASFIRELSSSENLFCKVSGMVTEASWTSWTRDDFIPYLDVVFEAFGSGRLMFGSDWPVCRLAARYDEVMQVVVEYLDTLSSDEKGAVLGGNAIDFYRLGRAPNAD; encoded by the coding sequence ATGAGGATTGATTCCCACCAGCACTTCTGGCGTTTCGACGAGAAGGAGTACTCCTGGATCGACGACCGGATGGCCATGCTCCGACGCGATTTCATGCCCGAGGAGCTCGCTCCGATCCTGAAGAAGAATGGGGTTCATGGATCGCTTGCGGTACAGGTGCGTCAGAGTCTGGAAGAGACCGATTGGCTATTGGAGATGGCGCGACAGAATGCATTCGTCCGCGGAGTCGTCGGCTGGGTCGACCTTCGATCGTCGGTCGCGCGTCGCGATCTCGAGCGTTACCGTGACAACCGCTTCTTCCTCGGCGTGCGCCACCTGGTCCAGGACGAGCCCGACGATCGGTTTCTCTTGCGCGAGGATTTTCTCGCGGGAGTGTCGATCCTGAAGGAGTTGGATCTTACCTTCGACATACTGATCTATCCCCGGCAGCTTCCCGCGGCGATCGAGTTCGTACGGCGCTTTCCCGACCACCGCCTCGTGCTCGATCACCTGGCAAAGCCGCCCATCGCCCGAGGCGAGGTGGAGCCGTGGGCGTCCTTTATCCGGGAGCTGAGCTCCTCGGAGAACCTCTTCTGCAAGGTATCGGGGATGGTCACCGAAGCGAGCTGGACGTCGTGGACTCGTGATGATTTCATTCCCTATTTGGATGTCGTTTTCGAAGCCTTCGGCTCGGGACGGCTCATGTTTGGCTCGGACTGGCCGGTGTGCCGGCTGGCAGCGAGGTACGATGAAGTCATGCAGGTCGTGGTCGAATATCTGGACACGCTTTCGTCGGACGAGAAAGGGGCGGTTCTGGGAGGTAATGCCATCGACTTTTACCGACTTGGGCGGGCGCCAAATGCGGACTAG
- a CDS encoding substrate-binding domain-containing protein → MRTSVLFNQAARAAMLVALALGSCSDKGTGESRTDTRMVIAVIPKGTTHSFWKAIHAGAAKASRELSVEVIWKGPAREDDREAQIAEVENFVSRGVSGIVLAPTDEKALRLPVANAVRSGIPVVIIDSDLDSDDYVSFVATDNYEGGRLAGAHMVETLGGRGRVVMLRYMEGSASTMRREQGFLDIIAESPGIELVSSNQYAGATAETAYQASENLLARFKSADGSLSIDGIYCPNESSSFGMLRALQDAALAGRVTLIGFDASEQMVRALEEGSFEALVLQDPVNMAYLGVKTMVDHLRGEAVESRIDTGVTLITRENMNEPRMQELLRPDIDRWLN, encoded by the coding sequence ATGCGGACTAGCGTACTCTTCAATCAGGCGGCTAGAGCGGCGATGCTCGTCGCCCTGGCACTCGGTTCTTGTAGTGACAAGGGAACGGGCGAGAGCCGGACGGATACCAGGATGGTGATCGCCGTCATCCCCAAGGGCACGACCCACTCCTTCTGGAAAGCGATTCACGCTGGCGCGGCCAAGGCTTCGCGCGAGTTGTCGGTCGAAGTCATCTGGAAGGGGCCGGCACGCGAGGACGACCGCGAGGCACAGATTGCCGAGGTCGAGAACTTCGTGAGTCGCGGTGTTTCCGGCATCGTACTGGCTCCGACAGACGAGAAGGCGCTGCGTCTCCCGGTGGCCAATGCCGTGAGGAGCGGTATTCCGGTCGTGATCATCGATTCCGATCTCGATAGCGACGATTATGTCAGCTTCGTCGCCACCGACAACTACGAAGGGGGTCGGCTCGCCGGTGCGCACATGGTCGAGACTCTCGGCGGGCGAGGGCGAGTCGTGATGCTCCGCTACATGGAAGGGTCCGCGAGCACGATGCGTCGAGAGCAGGGATTCCTCGACATCATTGCCGAGAGCCCGGGCATCGAGCTTGTGAGCTCGAACCAATACGCCGGCGCGACGGCGGAAACCGCCTATCAGGCAAGCGAGAACCTGCTCGCGCGGTTCAAGAGTGCCGACGGGAGCTTGTCCATCGACGGCATCTACTGTCCCAACGAGAGCTCTTCTTTCGGCATGCTTCGCGCTCTCCAGGACGCGGCACTCGCGGGAAGAGTAACCCTGATCGGGTTCGATGCCTCGGAACAGATGGTGAGGGCGCTCGAGGAGGGCTCGTTCGAAGCGCTCGTGCTCCAGGACCCGGTAAACATGGCCTACTTGGGTGTGAAGACGATGGTTGACCACCTTCGGGGAGAGGCGGTCGAGTCACGTATCGACACCGGGGTCACGTTGATTACTCGGGAGAACATGAACGAGCCCCGAATGCAGGAGCTTCTTCGGCCCGACATCGATCGATGGCTGAACTGA
- a CDS encoding sugar ABC transporter ATP-binding protein: MAELNGVPRLSTHGLRKRFGATVAVDGVDFLVCEREVRALVGENGAGKTTLMNLLSGVERPDAGTMQLDGRPYEPSSPGEARSMGVAMIHQELALAPHLTVMENLFLGVEPAAFGLLRFGEMRARANEALRTLGHRDIELDRRVASLPISMRQIVEIARALVLDARVLILDEPTSCLSRPDIEKLFRLIGQLKERGLAIVYISHFLEEVVEVADSFTVLRDGRSVAEGRIAQTTLREIVRAMVGREVEHLYPRSTRTPGDVVLQVRELGGESLPRSASFELRRGEVLGIAGLMGAGRSELMRALFGLDGIRHGSVCLGGDCGPATPRERWRQGVGISSEDRQGEGLAMRRSIAENLTLSRLEGLGPSGLVMPARVRQAAQRWVDELSIQCRETTQEVAELSGGNQQKVALARLLHHDLDVLLLDEPTRGIDVAAKQTIYALIDELASRGKAILLVSSYLPELLGMADRIGVMRRGVLSEVRPISDWDELSIMAACTDVST; encoded by the coding sequence ATGGCTGAACTGAACGGCGTTCCGCGGCTCTCGACCCATGGTTTGAGAAAACGCTTCGGCGCCACAGTGGCCGTCGACGGCGTTGATTTCCTCGTCTGCGAGAGGGAAGTGCGCGCCCTCGTAGGCGAGAATGGCGCCGGCAAGACGACGCTCATGAACCTTCTCTCGGGCGTGGAGCGGCCCGACGCCGGCACCATGCAGCTCGACGGAAGACCTTACGAGCCATCGAGCCCGGGGGAGGCGCGCTCGATGGGCGTCGCCATGATCCATCAGGAGCTGGCGCTCGCTCCGCACCTGACCGTCATGGAGAATCTCTTTCTCGGTGTCGAGCCCGCGGCCTTCGGGCTCCTGCGCTTCGGGGAGATGCGGGCGCGGGCCAACGAGGCGCTTCGCACCCTCGGGCACCGAGACATCGAGCTCGACAGACGGGTCGCGTCGCTGCCCATCTCGATGCGGCAGATCGTCGAGATCGCACGAGCGCTCGTTCTCGACGCGCGGGTTCTTATTCTCGACGAGCCGACGAGCTGCCTGTCTCGGCCCGATATCGAAAAACTCTTTCGGCTGATCGGTCAGCTGAAAGAACGCGGACTCGCCATCGTCTATATTTCTCACTTTCTCGAGGAAGTCGTCGAGGTCGCCGACAGTTTCACCGTGCTCAGAGACGGTCGCTCGGTCGCCGAGGGGCGGATCGCACAGACCACACTGCGGGAGATCGTACGCGCGATGGTGGGGCGAGAGGTCGAGCACTTGTACCCGCGCTCGACGCGGACACCGGGAGACGTCGTGCTCCAGGTGAGAGAGCTCGGCGGAGAGTCGCTTCCTCGCTCCGCCAGCTTCGAGCTACGCCGAGGGGAAGTGCTCGGAATCGCGGGTCTCATGGGCGCCGGGCGAAGCGAGCTCATGCGGGCGCTATTCGGACTCGATGGGATTCGGCACGGAAGCGTTTGCCTGGGAGGGGACTGTGGTCCGGCGACGCCTCGAGAGCGATGGCGTCAAGGCGTGGGTATCTCGAGCGAGGACCGTCAGGGCGAGGGACTCGCCATGAGGCGCAGTATCGCCGAGAACCTGACCCTGTCCCGGCTCGAGGGGCTGGGGCCTTCAGGTCTCGTGATGCCGGCTCGCGTGCGGCAGGCGGCGCAGCGTTGGGTTGACGAGCTCTCGATTCAATGTCGAGAGACCACCCAGGAGGTCGCGGAGCTATCGGGGGGAAATCAACAGAAAGTGGCGCTGGCGCGACTGCTCCATCACGATCTCGATGTGCTTCTCCTCGACGAGCCGACGCGCGGCATCGACGTCGCCGCCAAACAGACGATCTACGCCCTCATCGACGAGCTGGCTTCTCGCGGCAAAGCCATCTTGCTGGTCAGCAGTTATCTTCCCGAGCTCCTCGGGATGGCGGATCGAATCGGCGTGATGCGAAGGGGAGTACTCAGCGAAGTGCGTCCCATCTC